The sequence below is a genomic window from Uranotaenia lowii strain MFRU-FL chromosome 2, ASM2978415v1, whole genome shotgun sequence.
GCATTGAAATGGGCCGATCATGATCCGAGGGCTACTTTCGACATTCTGATGCAAAGATTGAAGAATACCACATTCCGAGAGATTCTCTCCAATCCGAACCTGCTCAAAGACAGCGACCTGATCCAGCTGCTGAAATCCTACATCGGTCAAGAAGCGTTCAATAAGTTTACAGCTGCATGCAACCCCCCGATTGTGACGACGATGCCAAGCGGTTTGACCATTCGCCCAGTATTACAGACACCGCCAGTGAGCCCTCAGAAATCGAACGCCTTATCGGAGCCATCGAAGCCTGTGAGTTCGATCAGAATAACCACCAATATAGCTGCAGCGATCGCAAAAGCTGAGCGTAGAACGTCACCGGTTGAAGAGGGAGCTGTTACCCAGATGGAGGTCGGAGTGGACCCGAGCTTGTTCCTCGATGAGGAAGAATCTCGAACGCGCGAAAGGCCTCCGGAACCGGCTAGCAAAAGGGCAGAAAATGTTGTCACAATCAAATTGGTACCGGCACATTTGAGCAAGGAGGCTTCGAATGAAAAGGTAGGGTTGAGAACTGGTAACTTAAAAAATCTAAACCttcaaattaattaaatatGTCTTCCATTTCAGATGATTCCCGCTATATTGAAATGTGACGTTCGCAACAGTTCACGGCATGTTTGCTCCAGTTGTGCCCAGACTTTTGCTTCCAAAATGGAACTCCAACAGCACGTTGTAATGACCCACGTTATTGCTCAACCCAAGCCTAAGCCCGCTTTGGAAGAACCAACATCGAAAAAAGTCATCAAAATAAGAGTAAAGAAACCGAAACCTGCTCCTCCCGCAATAGTTGAGCCTGCTCCAAAACCTGAACAAATTCTCAGCTCGTTGAATCCTCCAATCACAATTCCTGCATCAACCAGCATCACCTTGATCTCTCCCGTTGCCAAGCCTCCCGAACCTATAGAACCGGAGTTGATCGTTGAACCAATAATTGTTCCGCAATCAACTGACATCGAAAAAGACAAGCGTGAAGACCAGGCAGTCGAACCTGAAATCGTGGTCAACAATTCGGAACAACCGTTAAAACCCCAAAAGTCAGTTGATCTGGTAAAGGCCAAACCTAAGCCCACTACGAAACGTAAACGTGAGAAAATTTCGATCAAACTGGATCTTTTGCCCAGAAAACGTGCTCGCAGACTTCAGGAAGCCACGAAAAAGACCGGAACAAAACTACCCTGTGTGCAGTGTAACAAGAAGTTTCCCTTGAAATCCACCCTTAAAGTTCACGTAAAAGCTGCCCACAGTGATCCCAGCAAAGGAAAGCTGGCTTGCGGAAAATGCGATCAGATATTCAAGACGCAAGAGCTTCTGGCCACCCATAAACTATCCCACGTGGCAGCAAAATTCAATTGCGACAAATGCCGCGAGAGCTATCCCACTAGCAGTGCtctgaaggctcacaaacagaCCCACAACGAATTGCGGCTGCATCGGTGCTCAAATTGCAGCAAATCGTTCAATCGAGCGCAAGATTTGAAGGTATTTTacaagtttgaagtttttatatttgatatgtaatatgtaataaaaataaacttttattctaGATTCATATGATCGAACATGccccgaaggaaaaaaataaagctgCCGTTCGGGAACGAACATCCACCAGATCGACGAAAACATCCGTTGAGCGGAAAGCCACACGAATCAATACATCAGGTGAAATCAAACCGAGCCGGACGAGCAGTAGAAAAGCTAAGgcttaaatttttcttcttacTATCCAATACAAATGTTAAActattttcataactttatcTACCATTCATCAAGTGAATTTATTGAAACAGAAGTTTTCgtgtgaatttatttttggattcaTTCTGTGATaaatttgtgcaaataaatatattttgaaattgttcggAAAGTGGTTGTTTTAGtttatgtagtttttcgaatATTCCTTcagaggtgttttttttctatttccgtAGAACCCTTGGCCTGGCACATGCTGCCTAGTCTCTCAAAATAGCATGATAAACTGTGAAATGTATTCATATGTAGCTTTAAA
It includes:
- the LOC129744885 gene encoding zinc finger protein 236-like, translating into MSLALNFERKCRTCGTDILELSCGIPIFGSGLQLDHKINRYLSLNISLHDDLPKCLCATCFIKIESIDKFAILAKKTEEAYLGWFKCIRANLAQHYNSPINAIQQLNKLSPTAITSGGTTISVAGPSGTTPGQKIDFNLLKQVVDEQITTNQADSALGLNLQPVKLIKPDVSIVSYSDLKLGLLIKDQELLKLILKALKWADHDPRATFDILMQRLKNTTFREILSNPNLLKDSDLIQLLKSYIGQEAFNKFTAACNPPIVTTMPSGLTIRPVLQTPPVSPQKSNALSEPSKPVSSIRITTNIAAAIAKAERRTSPVEEGAVTQMEVGVDPSLFLDEEESRTRERPPEPASKRAENVVTIKLVPAHLSKEASNEKMIPAILKCDVRNSSRHVCSSCAQTFASKMELQQHVVMTHVIAQPKPKPALEEPTSKKVIKIRVKKPKPAPPAIVEPAPKPEQILSSLNPPITIPASTSITLISPVAKPPEPIEPELIVEPIIVPQSTDIEKDKREDQAVEPEIVVNNSEQPLKPQKSVDLVKAKPKPTTKRKREKISIKLDLLPRKRARRLQEATKKTGTKLPCVQCNKKFPLKSTLKVHVKAAHSDPSKGKLACGKCDQIFKTQELLATHKLSHVAAKFNCDKCRESYPTSSALKAHKQTHNELRLHRCSNCSKSFNRAQDLKIHMIEHAPKEKNKAAVRERTSTRSTKTSVERKATRINTSGEIKPSRTSSRKAKA